Proteins co-encoded in one Thamnophis elegans isolate rThaEle1 chromosome 1, rThaEle1.pri, whole genome shotgun sequence genomic window:
- the GSTP1 gene encoding glutathione S-transferase P, giving the protein MPGEYTLTYFPVRGRGEAIRLLLADQGQEWTEDVVNGEIWKKGDLKKLCAFGQVPRFQDGNFILHQSNAILRHLARNHGLYGEDAKEAALLDMVNDGVEDLRNKYARLIYQNYESGKAAYIEALPAELAPFEKLLAENDGGKGFIVGKQIGFADYNLLDILHVHLVLASNCLASLPLLAGYVQRLNDRPLLKNFLESDARKKRFINGNGKQ; this is encoded by the exons A TGCCTGGCGAGTACACTCTCACCTACTTCCCTGTGCGAG GACGTGGAGAAGCCATACGCCTGCTGCTGGCTGATCAGGGACAGGAATGGACTGAGGATGTGGTGAATGGGGAGATTTGGAAGAAGGGAGATCTGAAGAAATTATGT gcCTTTGGCCAGGTGCCGAGATTCCAGGATGGGAATTTTATATTGCATCAGTCAAATGCTATTCTGCGCCACTTGGCTAGGAATCACG GACTCTATGGTGAAGATGCAAAGGAAGCAGCACTGCTGGACATGGTGAATGATGGTGTGGAGGATCTGCGAAACAAATATGCCCGCTTAATCTACCAGAACTAT GAATCTGGCAAAGCTGCTTACATTGAGGCCCTGCCAGCTGAGCTGGCCCCTTTTGAGAAGCTCTTGGCTGAGAACGATGGAGGGAAAGGCTTCATTGTAGGCAAACAG ATTGGCTTTGCAGACTATAATCTGCTTGACATTCTACATGTTCATTTGGTCCTGGCATCCAATTGCCTGGCTTCCTTGCCTTTGCTGGCTGGCTACGTGCAACGCCTTAATGACCGGCCACTTCTCAAGAATTTCCTGGAATCAGATGCCCGTAAGAAACGCTTCATCAATGGGAATGGCAAGCAGTGA